Proteins from a single region of Cyanobacteria bacterium GSL.Bin1:
- a CDS encoding MFS transporter: protein MRTFIIIWFGQLISTIGSQMTNFAISIWVWELTHSVTAMAWVGLASQLPRIALSLYAGVLVDRYPRKYLMILGNCVTALSTMVLGILFWLEVLQIWHIYLTAAVNSGFRLLQGLSYSTSVAMLVPPNQYSRATSMNSTFNYGSSIMAPALAGALYPLIGLTGIIVIDLATFSFAIVTLITQPIPQPSTTETEPSPSESFWQRFSYGIRYLLNHRGLTTLLLIRLLFKFLHDLGRVLLRPMILARTDNNTTVLGWIHSAAGIAGVLSATILSTRGAPTQKLKALFSGMMGAGIFKVILGLGQVPWIWLVAQFGSSLNFPLMNSSHATIWLNEVNPKAQGRVFSVRSLSMQLTSAVGVALAGPLADQVFEPAMMEGGSLTPLLGTIFGTREGAGMALLYVLCSVGLLLVGISGQFVCRRWETVLGWERY from the coding sequence ATGCGTACTTTTATTATTATTTGGTTTGGTCAACTCATCTCCACCATCGGCAGTCAGATGACCAACTTTGCCATCAGTATTTGGGTATGGGAACTCACCCACTCAGTTACCGCTATGGCTTGGGTTGGTCTCGCATCCCAACTGCCCCGCATTGCTTTGAGTCTCTATGCAGGGGTGCTGGTTGATCGCTACCCTCGTAAATATCTCATGATCTTGGGTAATTGTGTGACTGCCCTTTCAACCATGGTTTTAGGGATTTTGTTTTGGCTGGAGGTACTACAAATTTGGCATATTTACCTAACAGCAGCAGTGAATAGTGGCTTTCGCTTACTACAGGGGCTTTCCTACTCCACTTCAGTTGCTATGCTAGTGCCTCCTAACCAGTATTCGCGGGCAACGAGTATGAATTCCACATTTAACTATGGTTCTTCTATAATGGCGCCGGCGCTAGCAGGTGCGCTTTATCCTTTAATCGGATTAACCGGAATTATCGTCATTGATCTTGCTACGTTTAGCTTCGCAATTGTCACCTTAATCACCCAACCCATTCCGCAACCTTCGACCACCGAAACCGAACCTTCTCCTTCCGAATCCTTTTGGCAACGTTTCAGTTATGGCATCCGCTATCTCCTCAACCATCGTGGGTTGACAACCTTGTTGCTGATTCGGTTGCTATTTAAATTTCTCCATGATTTAGGAAGAGTGTTACTACGACCCATGATTTTAGCCCGTACGGATAACAATACAACAGTTTTGGGTTGGATTCATTCTGCTGCTGGCATTGCTGGCGTATTGAGTGCAACTATTCTGAGTACTCGGGGCGCTCCCACCCAGAAACTGAAGGCTTTATTTTCAGGAATGATGGGGGCTGGCATCTTTAAAGTGATTTTGGGCTTGGGACAAGTGCCATGGATTTGGTTAGTTGCCCAATTTGGCTCCTCTCTTAATTTTCCTTTGATGAATAGTTCTCATGCAACCATTTGGCTTAACGAAGTGAATCCAAAGGCTCAAGGGCGGGTCTTTTCCGTACGTTCTCTCTCTATGCAGTTAACTTCTGCGGTTGGAGTAGCCTTAGCAGGTCCCTTAGCCGATCAAGTCTTTGAACCGGCCATGATGGAAGGGGGAAGTTTAACGCCTTTATTGGGAACTATCTTTGGCACCAGGGAAGGAGCAGGAATGGCTTTACTGTATGTATTGTGCTCAGTTGGTTTGCTGTTAGTGGGAATTAGTGGTCAGTTTGTTTGCCGTCGATGGGAAACAGTCTTGGGATGGGAGCGATATTAA
- a CDS encoding alpha/beta fold hydrolase, which produces MFKPLPSNPQATLRLFCFPYAGGSAQIFRNWSNHFSDTVELCPAELPGHGRRRKETPFTDLNKLVSALIPIITPYLDKPFAFFGHSMGALIAFELTRTLRDEGQPLPTHLFVSGRRAPQFPEDDPPSYNLPDEELIEKLRWLKGTSSTILDDPEMMQLMLPILRADFAVCETYQYTEQTPLPCPITAFGGWRDPASRKGGLKGWREHTSADFTKKTFPGNHFFLHSAEPRLLKYLSKQLSNS; this is translated from the coding sequence ATGTTTAAGCCTCTCCCATCTAATCCACAAGCAACCCTGCGTTTGTTTTGCTTCCCTTATGCCGGGGGAAGCGCCCAAATTTTTCGCAATTGGTCTAATCATTTCTCGGATACAGTCGAACTCTGTCCGGCTGAACTCCCTGGACATGGACGACGGCGCAAAGAAACCCCTTTTACTGACTTAAACAAATTGGTCAGCGCACTTATTCCGATCATTACTCCTTATCTGGACAAACCCTTTGCCTTCTTCGGTCACAGCATGGGGGCTTTAATTGCCTTTGAACTGACTCGCACCTTGCGCGATGAAGGTCAACCGTTACCCACTCATCTTTTCGTTTCTGGTCGTCGTGCCCCCCAATTCCCTGAAGATGATCCCCCTAGCTATAACCTCCCCGATGAAGAACTGATTGAGAAATTGCGCTGGTTAAAAGGGACATCTTCTACTATTCTTGATGATCCAGAAATGATGCAACTGATGTTGCCCATTTTACGTGCAGATTTTGCCGTATGTGAAACCTACCAGTACACCGAACAAACCCCCCTTCCCTGTCCCATTACTGCTTTTGGCGGGTGGCGCGATCCTGCCAGTCGCAAAGGCGGCTTAAAAGGATGGCGCGAACACACCAGCGCCGATTTCACCAAGAAAACTTTTCCCGGGAATCACTTTTTCCTCCACTCAGCAGAACCGCGTCTTCTCAAGTACCTCAGCAAACAATTATCAAATTCCTGA
- a CDS encoding TonB-dependent receptor, whose product MGPPSQSASNRAQSLRGREPSVLIDGVPVDSNLSVFQDLRSIAPNALEQVEVVRGPSSIYGAEASGGIINIITRQPEEVFTARTKVSIGPRLSLSDFEQSFGAGVEQFFSGQVGQFDYLLAASYEETGNSFDAEGDIIPVGRSQGLDNLETFNILAKAGVDFTPDQRLQLTVNYFDDKQDPPTISDPSVDDLDERTKARPLETSGELELEDLPGREDLTLSLNYSHDDLGGSQLDLQAFYKESTTLTIPVDNRATIFESVSRTVTESEKVGARLDIETPLTSNLDVLWGVDYADESIEQPLEIFDPGVFDNSGSNEFIKVDEEFFSPPYDLETFGAFGQLDWQATEELALSGGLRFERFNMSVDDFNVLGDIDFAGAAIPDEVTGGDVSFDDVVFNVGAIYDVTEEVSVFANFAQGFSAPDFRRFLRFLPFSVNARPVVVDESIDVTQPIIVDN is encoded by the coding sequence TTGGGTCCGCCTAGCCAAAGTGCCTCCAATCGGGCTCAATCGTTGCGCGGTCGGGAACCCTCTGTCTTAATTGATGGCGTTCCTGTGGATAGTAACCTTAGCGTCTTCCAAGATTTACGCAGTATTGCCCCTAATGCCTTGGAACAGGTGGAAGTCGTGCGCGGTCCCAGTTCAATTTATGGGGCAGAAGCCAGTGGTGGCATTATTAATATTATTACCCGTCAACCAGAAGAAGTGTTTACTGCTCGGACTAAGGTCTCGATTGGTCCTCGCCTGTCTCTCTCGGATTTTGAGCAGAGTTTCGGTGCAGGGGTCGAACAATTTTTCTCCGGTCAAGTTGGGCAATTTGATTATCTGCTTGCCGCCTCATACGAAGAAACGGGTAATAGCTTTGATGCGGAGGGAGATATTATTCCTGTCGGTCGCTCACAAGGATTAGATAATTTAGAAACGTTTAATATCCTTGCCAAAGCCGGTGTTGATTTCACGCCAGACCAGCGCTTACAGTTAACGGTTAATTATTTTGATGATAAACAAGACCCGCCCACAATTTCTGATCCCAGTGTGGATGATCTTGATGAACGAACCAAAGCCCGACCTCTAGAAACATCGGGAGAATTGGAACTGGAGGATTTACCCGGTCGCGAGGACTTAACACTGAGTTTAAATTACTCCCATGACGATCTTGGTGGCAGTCAACTTGATTTACAAGCTTTTTATAAGGAGTCCACAACCCTCACTATTCCAGTCGATAACCGAGCTACCATTTTTGAATCGGTTTCGCGAACAGTAACGGAATCGGAAAAAGTTGGTGCTCGTCTAGACATTGAAACGCCTTTAACGAGTAATTTGGATGTACTGTGGGGCGTAGATTACGCGGATGAATCCATTGAACAACCCTTAGAAATTTTTGACCCTGGTGTCTTTGATAACAGTGGTAGCAATGAATTTATTAAGGTGGATGAGGAATTCTTTTCTCCGCCTTATGATTTAGAAACCTTTGGTGCCTTTGGCCAGTTGGATTGGCAAGCGACAGAAGAGCTTGCGCTCAGTGGGGGCTTACGCTTTGAACGATTCAATATGTCAGTCGATGACTTTAATGTCTTGGGAGATATTGATTTTGCTGGCGCTGCGATTCCTGATGAAGTAACCGGCGGTGACGTTAGTTTTGATGATGTAGTCTTTAATGTGGGAGCCATTTATGATGTCACTGAGGAAGTCAGTGTCTTTGCTAATTTTGCTCAAGGCTTCTCTGCACCAGACTTCCGACGTTTCCTGCGCTTCTTGCCTTTTTCTGTTAATGCACGACCGGTGGTTGTGGATGAAAGTATTGATGTTACCCAGCCGATCATCGTTGATAATTAG